The DNA sequence TTGTCGCCGCCGGTAATGATGGCGGTGATGACTTTGCGGAAGACTGTGTGGTCGTGGGTTGCGAACGATATGAGAAGCTGCAAGACAGCGGTCATGATGGGgatggaggagggggaggatGAGGGAGAGGGTAAGCGGAGACATGATGATGTTTCGGCGTTGAAAATCAAGGGAAAAGCATGAAAATACGTTCAAGTTTTTCTGTGCTCCTCTCTCTGATCCCTCtctctaagagagagagagagagagagagagattcgctCTGGCGGAGCCAAGGGCAAGCTTAGCTTTATAGATAATCAAGTCTCCGCCGTATTTCTACCGTTTGATGCAAGAGATGCCAGTGTGAATTGTCGGATGACAAATCAATCCTCACCGTTTCAAAAACTTGAGTAACTCACGAAATACTAACTCTTCATTacaatttataaaaattatcaacttttgaTTACATTACCAACTACGTTTTCGACTCTAATTTAAGTTACTCACTAAtgcttatttgaatttttcttttcaaattccaGTTTTCGTTATCGTTTACCAACTTTTGTCGGTCTTTCGTCCAGATGTCATAAATTTAACCTCTCATATGGATTTATCAATATTTACTTGCATGATTTTTACcggtttttctctttttaggtTATCAACAACTTTTTCATAAAACAccttaaatttatcaattattaTGTGAAACTACTGACCTGTATTTCCAATCAAGTAACCCAATACAAAAGTTggtgaatttaataaaataaaataaatgtaagTAACTATCTCATAGTGTGGTCCCGATAATTAGTTGATAACTGAATTGGAAGAATAAACGTTATATCACCTAAATTAAATGTAGGAATTTCATATGAGAGTTGGTAAATGTAAGGCGTAattaagaaagataaataaCATTGATCAAATATAAGGAAAGTgagtaattaaaagaaaaacgaaCTTTGCAAGTAACTTACATGGGAGTTGATATCACAAAACTAGTAGGTAGTTAACCAGAGAAAATGTGGTAAGCCATTCCAATCGAGATTGATAATGTCTGAAAAACTTGATAAGTTTAATGTGTTACtaagaaatgcaaataaaagtttgtaaaCGGTaggaaaaattggcaaatttaacaaaatcaaacaaatgtCGACAAGCAACTCATATGACAGGTGATAATCCAATGCAATGTGGTGTATATGCAAAGGGTTACTAACCAAGGCAAATGGAAAATCATAAGAGAAGtatggtaaataaaaaatttgaatgtcGATAAATAATTGAAACGCGAGTTGGTAATCCAAAacaagttggtaatttaatccGACAAAAGTTAGTAGATCACTCAAATTAGAGTTCTAATTTCACACAAGAGTTGGCAAGTTCGAAGTGTTGGTAAGTTATGCAAATTAAAGTTCGTAAACTCGTACATAAATTACTAATTTGCAAAACTATTGAAAAATCGATAATTTCATAAAGTTGTTGTAAAACTTCTTACAAGTTACTTGAAAATAAAGTCACCCGTAATTTTTTaccagcattttttttttttgtaacttatTATAAACACaatacaatgaaaaaaaatccgtacttgtgaaaaaaaataaatagaattatGCAACTTGGTAGGAGCATAGAGGCTATCTATAGAACCCCTAAGTTAACCTCTCTCCCGCCCTCTCCCTCCAATATCTTCAATAGATTGCGCTTCCGGCCGCCTTAGTTGTTCGCCAATACGCTCTCCATCGCCGTCGCCATCGTTGCCGCTGTCTCCAACATCATCGTCATGTCTTGGTCTCACTTTTGGATATATACGTCAacccctctatctctctctccattaCCATTATGGTCGATCGTAATTTCAGACcttgcttttgaatttgtgcGTCTATTATCACCGCCATCGATTAGGGTTTGGGTTCTCACCATTAATTAGGGTCTAGAATAGCGTTCGAGGGTCTCCGATGGACTCGAGCTTAGTTCATCTGGTGAGGAGCTTGAGAATGTTGGAGGAGCTCAACTCGATCCCGTTAAACTAGGTAGGCAGTCTACGATCCTACAATGGTGGTGCTCGAGATGGAGCCGATGGCGGTGGCCGGACAGCGTGCCATAGAGAGGAGAGAGACGTTAAGGAAATTATTGAGATGATAAGTAGTAAGTACTCGTATACGTACTAGTTTATGTCCATGACATTAGCAGCATATTTAAAGGCTGTTGTCCACCTGGGCGGTGGTAGTTGTTCGTGTACGCGCGATAACTGTAATGTCTTTCCACAGGAGCTTCAGTAGATTGCCTATTTGCCTCCATGTCGCCTTTGTTGTCCTCGACGCTTGCCATTGTAACCGCTGTCTCCAGTTTCGCAGTCTCTCTTTCAGATTTGCGCTGTAACGCCCCGATTCGACGATGGCGGGAACTATTCGGCGTGACCAGAGAACTCAGATAAGGAGCAGCTCCTTGCAGGCTTCTAGGATGGTAAAAGGAACATGGATGAGCCGAATTATTGGCCGAACAAAGCCAGAGCATACCTCAAATATATGTGTGAAAACTAGAATTAATCCAACAAGATGGCTTTCGACTTAATGTCAAGTTTTGCTTTGGAATTTCAAAGTTTAGCATGCTCAGGTTAGATTCATACAAAGATGGGCGACCTCTTGAGAAAGTGCCTGCTTGTATGCCAAAGGACAAAACCGAAAGGCTTAATGACGGGCCTAAGCGGACAATACTCTGAGCGAGTTAATCCATAAATGTCACGCCTACGTCAACCTCGACATGTTTCTTTATCACCGCCACGGTCGATCACATATTAAAACACTGTTAATTTTGATTTAGATCTCGTCGAGTGGCTTCGACAAAGCCGAGCTCCTTCGCACGGCCAAGAGCTGGAGCTCACTGGAGGAGCTCGACTCCATTCGATTGAACTAGGCAGGACGTACCCTGCGACGGTGATGCTTGAAAACGGAGTCTATGGCGGCATCTGGACGGATCCGCCATGCCGAGATGACACACAGTCCAATAGGGAGGAGAGAGGGTTTAAGAAATTATCTAGGGTCAGTTAGATGTGATTCCTGAAAATCTAGCTTACCCTGATCTTAAATTCTTGAATCTGGTACCATCCGAAACTGAATTTTCTGGGACAATTTCTTCAAACGTTCACAGCAGATCGCCTCCGAAAAGCAAAACTAGTCTGCCGTTGAAAGTTGAACAAGGTTGTCCCCTCCAACATCTATGATGTCACTTGAACCAATGACAGCTACACGGTCCCCGCGCAAGCGGAAGAAGCGGCAGAACCAAGTATAAATGCCTATAAAGTCCGCTGCACTTAATCAAGCCGCTAATCAAGGAGTCTTTCCTCTCCTGCTGATGATATTTTCCATGGACAGTTTTGACAATACACTCAGACCAAGTTGAAATTTTTGTCTTCCCCCAGGAAATTCTTCCATAAACAGGTTTGATCGCATCCGGTGAATTGTCTTCCTCACCGATACAGGCTTACAGTACTGTTAAATCACGAGCTGCagcataaatttttaaaaaaattaaggatctaCCATCTAATCACGCCTTAATCCCAGACTTAACAAGTGTACTATTTCACCATACATAATGTCTGTTGCACGAGactttcgtttttctttttccaatctcTACTTGCGGCCGCATCATACATATTCTGATGGAGGATTGCACGATTCAATTCCACAAGAAGATTAAATTATCCGATTCAGTTTGGTCGTTCGGGTTTGTTGTCGACAGTGAAACAATTTAATTCCCACAAGAAGATTAAATCACCAGATTCAGTTCGGTCATTCGGGTTTGTTGTTGACAGCGAAACAAACTGAACAGAACTCAATATACACTGTAGCAAACCTGAACAGAAGTTCCCACTTGCATTAACAAGGAATTTTCAGTTCTCTTCGATCAAAGTCGAATCAGTTTTCCAGTAGTTTCAGTCCCCAAAATTGAAATAGCAACATTGCAGAAACCAGAGAGTCATCAAGGAATCAGAGTGAGAAACCAAGGCTTCGAAAGAGACAAAATGACATCAAACTTCACCATGCAGGAGCAAGTTTATGAAATAGCTCAATTTTAAAACGAGTGAAACCAGAGATGGTCGTTGCAGGAATCCTCTTTATGCCTGATTATCCATGGTACGACgcatatttattttcaataTGATGGACTAATGGTGCGAAATATTTTGCAGGACAAACACTTGATCAAGAATTTATTTCATTGACAATAGTATGAAACAGCAAGTTGTGCATACAATAAGGCGTTTGATGTTCACCTTACTTTACAGTAGATTATGCTTTACATTTTATTACCTCCGATGCAGACATGGGGTATCACCCgatgaaattgaacttgttccTGCACATCGAAGAATACAACTTAATGGTgcgaatataaaaaataaactgTAAAACATCAACTGTGGAAACTGATCAGTCAAATTCACACAAAGcccttttcttccctcttcacACTAGTCATTTCGGAAATGGGTAAGACAGTAAGGGGAAGACAGGATGTTTTGGTCTTAATAACAACGAGCCGCCACTGGGCCAAACCCTTGCCTTATGACTGAAACTTGAAAATTGTCATGTTGAACTGAATTCAAACCCTTGAGACTGACAAGGCATTGTTTTGATTACGCTAGAACTTACATCTTTGGGTGCAGATACTGCTCCAAAGTCAGAGGCTTAGGACCACCgaaccaatcaatcaaaaataTATTCTTGATTTCTAATTTGTAAATCTGGAACTTGTGACCCTTTGGCCAGTCTGTCAGCCAACCATGAAGTTCAACATCAAATGATAATATCGTTAGCAAAAGATCATCAAAGTTCCTCGGATGTATATAATTCATCAAACCAAGGGCCAAATAGCCACTAGAAAAATGAGAGTTTCTCTAGTTACCCTTCATCTCTACATGCTTTGAGAACAAGGCAGACTTAGCATATTCTGCTTCTTCACACTCCGGGTCGACTAGCTTCAGCTGAAAAACATAAACGAAAATTCCCACCAATTAGCTGACAATCTTGCTTGTCAGTACATGTAGGAAATCTAAATAGCTCTACTCAAACAGAATTCATGAAAGGTACAAACAGACTAACTACAAACGTTCCTCTTTTGCAAGCAGGTTCTCAAGATATCCAGCGACAGGTTCAACAACATTGCACTTGCTAGTCATAATTCAAGTCTCTCTCAAATAAACACTAGTTGGCAAGAACAATAATGTCAAAGATCCCTGCATGCAGTTTTATGACCAACGAATATATTTCTACATAGGCCATTATCTACCTAACAGATGCTAGTTAGTGAAAAAAGCAAGTAAAAAATGACTTCGCAGAAGGACACACAAAAGCCATATGGAATAAATCAGTGAAGACAGAATAAGTCAGAAGCAGGATTTAGCGTCTTGACGGCTGGCCAATTGAAATTTGGGTTTATTGTGATCGATTTTAAGGTTTTAAAAAGCCCTAACAAGTCTCGAGCTCCCTGTCGGCAGAATGTAATTGTCGGAAACCCGACGTGGCCTCCACGTGGCATATTTGCTCATATTTCACGCGTCATTTCTGAGGGCAAACGGCAAGCTTGAGATCCGCTTATGGCCGTTTTAAAATCTTAAGACACTAAAATAAAACTTTAAGCGACCAGCAGCCAAAATCTTATGTCCTTTCTCTGCACTTATCTCATCTACTATGTCACCACTGCAGTTGAAGAAAAAACATCCAGATAATTCACAAACTTCCACAGCAACTGGGTCACAACATCAACTAAAGTAAAAGTAGCGCACCTTTCCAGTTAGCGTGATCTTCGCACAAGTGGGATTCTCAGGGTCTATCTTCCCACAGGTCCCAATAGGGTACTCACTAACTGTAAATGAAGCCCTCTCGTCTTTCATCGCATTTTTGGCAGTTGGATCGAGAGTTGTCAAGTAAAAGTACGGGACGCCCCTTCCTTCGTTAGGTAGCCCATCACTGAATGAAACCACATTCCTGAGCAACAGAGGCATTAAAAAGAATTCTCATCAACTGAGGCATGAACAACCAAATTACAAGATTATAATCTGGATTAGCGAAATGTACCCGAATGGTGCTCCCCCCAAATCGCTGGAGATGGTGCTGCGGAATCAAAGAAGCAAATTAGCTTCGATTAACAGCAACAGAACACAGACAATTAAAAGCATAAACGACCACAGCCTGGTATGCTAATCAATCAACAGAGCAAACAtgaatcaaacaatttcaatatCACAATGGATCAAACCCGGCCAACCCAATATTTGCTTGCGCCCTGCTCCAGCATTTCGATAAAGTCACTAATTCCAGCTCTTTATTATGCCTTCGAAATCCGaaatttcaaagtaaaagaaagaacttGCCATCAAATTGACACGGTACCGACAGACCCTCCTCTCCAACGGGAGATACAGATTAAAAATTAGACAGCTGAAACCTTATGCAGTTACACGTATAAGAACGACGAATCATTCCTATTGATCACTCTCTTTTTGCTGAATCACGAGCTCATTCATCAGAAGATTGGGAAAACTATTCCTAACGGATTCACCAAAAAGAGCAACACTTGACTCTAACCAGGACGAAACAATGAAAAGACGACAAAACGGGGGAACAGGGCAAGAACGAGAAGCAGATGCTTTACTTCAGGACGCCCCATGAGTTCTGAGAGACGAGCCATCGGGCCGTAGCGGAGGCGTCCTCCGGGTCGGGTTTCGAGACGGAGAGCGGTCGGCCCTGTTCGGACGGAAGAAACCCCGCAACGAAGAACAAGATCGAACATAGGACGCGAGACCAGCCCTTGACTTCCatgctccttcctcctcctcaaaACAAACGCCGAGGtggataaatatatataatcatACGGAAAgcaaatgattttcttttttggtaaaaaaaagcaaatgtttGAATTTGCACGAAACGTATGCAAATATTTTAAGGAAAACATTTCATAAAATGTTAAGTTATTTTTATCTCCTAACATGCTTTTGCGGGCTAAagttagaggtgtcaaataggttaatcgggtcgaatatggtccgactaATATTAACCCGTCTAATGACCTACACTCAATCCGATCCGCAACTGATTCATACCCGGCCCaattcgacccgacccatttTAATCCATATTAGCAAAACACACTAATATTCTAGGAAAATCTATACTACTCATTTAACTTATTTTAAGCTTTCACTGGTATATGCTATCTAATAGAAAAATGCAcactaaataataataaaaagcaaattaaataataaaaaaattaataaaataaaataaaagaatgataTTACTAAGATACTTTTGGATCCAATGACGTTCTTAgtctaagaaaaatatttcatgtaGAAGGAAGTTTTGGCCGAGAAAGTAtagagagaaaaatcaaaacgaagcaaggaaaacaacaaaatggATAAGGAAATCAGTCCAAGAGGGAAACAAAATTTTTCCTAACCAAGATTAGCAGCTGGGAATCTCGATATTTCACGGGGCAAATCACCACTGGATGGCTGAGATGAATCTCGATATTTCATTGATTTGTTCTTTGGTCAAAGATATTTAATCGATTTCGATTACATAAATCGACGATGCCCACGCTCCGCGctcgaatttttccttttgcaggTTCTTAGCCACACTCTGCCCCCTCCCCGACGCTGCAACTAACTCTCCGGAAAAAGCTCACCATGCGGGGTGGGGAGCGGCAGCAGCGGTGGGGGAGGGCGGCGGCGGTATTCGACCGCAAGAgggcggcgatggtggtggGTGGCAACGGTGGTGGGCGATGGTGGCAATCGGCGGCGGGAGACGGTGGTTGGCGGGGAGGCGGTGGTCGGGGCCGGAGGTTGTCGGCAGCGGTGGTTAGGGGTCGGAGATGGTGGGCGACGACGGTCAGCAATGGGAGTGGCCGGTGGTGGGTGGCTCGTGACCCAACCCGAGTACAATGATGATTAAACCTTTTGAAGGGTAAAAAATGGGTTCTATGTGGGTTACATGTGTAACCCATTTTTTACCCATCGGATTTAGCTTCGCTTATTCGGACCCATTTTTGTTAGGCTCTCTAAAAGCTAACAACCCATATAAGACTCATTTATTCAAATAtgggtaaaaaatgggtcatgaaCCCATATTCACAGCTCtagctaaagtacactacaagtgccaaaacttgtgtacggctctcactttagtgctaaaacttttaaaataatcacttaagtttcaaattttttgaaaagcgatcactttagtaccaaaactttcaaaacaataacttaagtgccattttttttttaaaaccgcGCACTTCAGTACCAACTCTAaagagccacgtcggctcaaatattaataaaaaaaataggccaTATCGAATTTCCAACGAATCACGTTAGCTCAAATCTAAGTTAGCACTTAATCAAACATTTAAATAGTTCCCAACTATAGAAAATGTATGTAAAGTAGTGAATAAATTACATactagaaaagggaaaagataaTAATTCGAGTCGTCTCGACCGACGATTAAACGGTGTCTTGTTATAAGGCCTTGAGGAGAACCCGTGagcgctaaaaaaaaaaagggtcaaagtaagttttcctaaaataatctatcaaaTATGTATATGAATAAAACGCACGTTAAATAATTACTTTTTCGAAATGTTGACGGGGTCGTGGCGCCACAAGAAGAATAAGTTTTGCTCATTAATCATTAAAGCCTAAGTTTTTGTATGTTACGGCAATTTGTATAAAAGCTATGCgaaaaatataaatagaaaCGATCCGTTACCATCGAGAAGTGAGTATTTAATCGAAAAATTACCCGTGGATCAGAAGTTCCTTCTTCGTAAAAGTGCCTAACGAGGGCATTTTCAATAGTTAAAAGAGATTCTTGGTAGAGACCGCATTAATCAATTTGGCAGAGAAAAATCAATCGACTCAGAATTAACTCGCTATGCCAAAATTTTTGgcgctttttttcttttttacgcAATTGCAACCAATGCTGTCCCATATATTGCGTGAGAGGGAGAAAATTTTAATGTGAAATGGGAAAtttaattaatggaaaaaaaaaaccaatgaaAAGTGCGAAAAATGCCGCGAAGTTGCGTGGCCCACGACCCCGACCAAGAGAAGGTCCGACTTGATCTACCTAAACCAGGGTTACAAGGCTAACGAGAGTTCACCGGGGGGAAATACCAACCAAAGCATGCCAACCC is a window from the Rhodamnia argentea isolate NSW1041297 chromosome 8, ASM2092103v1, whole genome shotgun sequence genome containing:
- the LOC115741328 gene encoding protein CREG1 produces the protein MEVKGWSRVLCSILFFVAGFLPSEQGRPLSVSKPDPEDASATARWLVSQNSWGVLNTISSDLGGAPFGNVVSFSDGLPNEGRGVPYFYLTTLDPTAKNAMKDERASFTVSEYPIGTCGKIDPENPTCAKITLTGKLKLVDPECEEAEYAKSALFSKHVEMKDWPKGHKFQIYKLEIKNIFLIDWFGGPKPLTLEQYLHPKMNKFNFIG